From the genome of Etheostoma spectabile isolate EspeVRDwgs_2016 chromosome 10, UIUC_Espe_1.0, whole genome shotgun sequence, one region includes:
- the tm9sf5 gene encoding transmembrane 9 superfamily protein member 5 isoform X2, whose translation MKRRIHFGFVTLLVYSLVSYFNSCSAFYLPGLAPVSFCEESEGGEDCQTVIQLFVNRLDSVESVLPYEYDVFDFCKDAKESRPSENLGQVLFGERIESSPYKVSFKQDVKCQAVCTKTYKKGNREDATKLDFLKMGMQLNYQHHWIIDNMPVTWCYDVEDGQKYCNPGFPIGCLVTSDGRAKDACVINSEFNKKNTFYVFNHVDIKITYHSGASEGWRGARLVAATLEPKSIKQADEKKPSCEGGTPMEVPGEFNEDLSIIYTYSVTFEENNSIKWASRWDYILVSMPHTNIQWFSIMNSLVIVLFLSGMVAMIMLRTLHKDIARYNQVDQEDAQEESGWKQVHGDVFRPPRKGMLLSVFLGQGTQIFIMTFITLFLACLGFLSPANRGALMTCAVVLWVLLGTPAGYVSARLYKTFGGEKWKTNVLLTALLCPGIVFADFFLMNLILWVEGSSAAIPFGTLVAILALWFGISVPLTFVGAYFGFKKPAIEQPVRTNQIPRQIPEQSFFTKPIPGIVMGGILPFGCIFIQLFFILNSIWSHQMYYMFGFLFLVFIILLITCSEATVLLCYFHLCAEDYHWWWRSFLTSGFTAVYLFVYAVHYFFSKLQIIGAASTILYFGYTMIMVLIFFLFTGTIGFFACFWFVNKIYSVVKVD comes from the exons ATGAAGAGGCGGAtacattttggttttgtaaCGTTGCTGGTTTATTCGCTAGTCTCGTATTTCAATTCGTGCTCGGCATTTTATCTTCCGGGTTTAGCCCCAGTGAGTTTTTGTGAAGAAAGCGAAGGCGGTGAAGATTGCCAG ACTGTGATTCAGCTGTTCGTCAATCGCTTGGACTCTGTAGAGTCAGTCCTACCTTATGAGTATGATGT GTTTGACTTTTGCAAGGATGCCAAGGAAAGCAGGCCGTCTGAGAATCTTGGACAGGTGCTGTTTGGCGAACGAATTGAGTCTTCACCATACAAG gtcaGCTTCAAACAAGATGTTAAATGCCAAGCGGTATGCACAAAGACCTATAAGAAAGGCAATCGGGAGGATGCAACTAAACTGGATTTTCTTAAGATGGGAATGCAGCTGAACTACCAGCACCACTG GATCATTGACAACATGCCGGTGACATGGTGCTATGATGTGGAAGATGGTCAGAAGTACTGCAACCCTGGCTTCCCCATTGGCTGCCTCGTTACCTCAGATGGCCGAGCTAAAGATGCTTGTGTTATCAAT TCGGAGTTCAACAAGAAGAACACATTTTACGTCTTCAACCATGTGGACATCAAGATCACTTACCACAGTGGAGCATCAGAAGGGTGGAGAGGGGCTCGGCTGGTTGCTGCTACTCTGGAGCCAAAGAG TATCAAACAGGCAGATGAAAAAAAACCAAGTTGTGAAGGAGGCACCCCGATGGAGGTCCCTGGGGAGTTTAATGAGGATTTGTCGATAATTTACACCTACTCTGTCACTTTTGAG GAAAACAATTCTATCAAGTGGGCCTCTAGGTGGGACTACATCCTGGTCTCCATGCCTCACACCAACATCCAGTGGTTTAG CATCATGAACTCCTTGGTCATTGTCCTCTTCTTGTCTGGCATGGTTGCCATGATCATGCTGAGAACCTTGCACAAGGACATTGCCAGATACAACCAGGTGGACCAG GAGGACGCACAGGAGGAGTCGGGGTGGAAGCAGGTGCATGGGGATGTTTTCCGCCCTCCCAGGAAGGGCATGttgctgtctgtgtttctcGGACAGGGCACCCAGATCTTCATCATGACCTTCATTACTCTCT TCCTGGCCTGTCTGGGTTTCTTGTCACCGGCCAACAGAGGGGCTCTCATGACATGTGCTGTGGTCCTCTGGGTTCTGCTGGGCACGCCTGCTGGCTATGTGTCTGCACGCCTTTACAAAA CTTTCGGAGGTGAGAAGTGGAAGACAAACGTTTTGCTGACAGCACTCTTGTGCCCAGG TATTGTGTTTGCAGACTTCTTCCTGATGAACCTGATCCTTTGGGTGGAGGGTTCCTCAGCAGCAATCCCCTTTGGAACCCTGGTGGCCATTTTGGCTCTGTGGTTTGGAATCTCTGTGCCCCTCACCTTTGTTGGTGCCTACTTTGGATTCAAGAAACCT GCAATTGAGCAACCAGTGCGAACAAACCAAATACCCCGTCAGATTCCTGAGCAGTCATTCTTTACAAAGCCTATTCCTGGCATAGTAATGGGTGGTATCCTGCCCTTCGGGTGCATCTTCATCCAACTTTTCTTCATTCTCAATAGCATTTG GTCTCATCAGATGTACTACATGTTCGGCTTCCTGTTCCTGGTTTTCATTATTCTACTCATCACATGCTCTGAGGCCACAGTTCTGCTCTGCTACTTCCATCTATGTGCTGAG GACTACCACTGGTGGTGGCGTTCCTTCCTGACCAGCGGCTTCACAGCAGTCTATCTGTTTGTCTACGCTGTGCATTACTTCTTCTCAAAGCTACAAATAATTGGAGCTGCCAGCACCATCCTCTACTTTGGATACACTATGATCATGGTCCTcatcttttttctctttacag
- the rbmx gene encoding RNA-binding motif protein, X chromosome isoform X1 → MAEADRPGKLFIGGLNTETTEKALEQYFSKYGRIVEVLLMKDRETNKSRGFAFVTFESPADAKDAAREMNGKSLDGKPIKVEQATKPQFESAGRRGPPPMHSRSRGPPRGPRGSRGGPGGMRGPSSRDYYDNSGNVEPFFKGMSSRGPPPMKRGPPVRNGGPPPKRSAPSGPMSRAPMSRDRDPYGPPPPRRDSMSRRDDYPSPRDDHYNSKDSYSSRDYNSRDSRDYGPPQRDYSYREYSNSSSRDDYGSMSRGCSDRDGYGGGREPRSYMDRSSGGSYRDSYDGYGNSRSAPPSRGPPPAYGGSSGSSRYDDYGSSSRDGYGSRDSYPSSRSDPYPPSRGERMGRQERGPAPPVERGYPPRDSYSSSSRGGPRGGRGGNRPDRGMARSRY, encoded by the exons ATGGCAGAGGCAGACCGACCAGGAAAGCTCTTCATCGGTGGACTGAACACCGAGACAACCGAGAAGGCCCTGGAGCAGTACTTCAGCAAATATGGCAGGATTGTTGAAG TTCTTCTGATGAAAGACCgtgaaacaaacaaatcaagAGGCTTCGCTTTTGTTACTTTTGAAAGTCCGGCTGATGCAAAGGATGCAGCACGCGAGATGAATGGAAAG TCTCTTGATGGTAAGCCCATCAAAGTGGAGCAAGCAACAAAGCCTCAGTTTGAGAGTGCTGGCAGGCGAGGGCCTCCACCTATGCACTCCCGCAGTCGGGGTCCACCCAGGGGCCCCCGTGGTTCCAGGGGAGGCCCTGGTGGTATGAGAGGCCCTTCATCCAGAG ACTACTATGATAATTCAGGGAATGTAGAACCCTTCTTTAAAGGGATGTCATCCAGAGGTCCCCCTCCCATGAAGAGAGGACCCCCAGTTCGTAATGGCGGTCCCCCACCCAAGAGGTCTGCCCCATCTGGTCCCATGAGCAGAG CCCCCATGTCAAGGGACAGGGATCCCTATGGTCCACCCCCTCCTCGCAGAGACTCCATGTCCAGGAGGGATGATTATCCATCACCAAGAGATGACCATTACAACTCCAAAGATAG CTATTCCAGTCGGGACTATAATTCCAGAGATtcaagggactatggacctcCTCAAAGAGATTATTCATACAGAGAATACTCCAATTCCAGTTCCAGAGATGACTATGGCTCAATGTCAAGAGGATGCAG TGACCGTGATGGTTATGGGGGAGGCCGGGAACCCAGAAGCTATATGGACCGTTCAAGTGGTGGCTCCTACAGAGATTCATATGATGGTTACG GTAACTCTCGCAGCGCCCCACCTTCACGGGGTCCCCCACCAGCCTATGGTGGGAGCAGTGGAAGCAGTCGTTATGATGACTATGGCAGCAGTTCCCGGGATGGCTATGGCAGTCGTGACAGTTACCCCAGCAGTCGGAGTGACCCATATCCACCTAGCCGTGGTGAGCGAATGGGCAGGCAGGAGAGGGGCCCAGCTCCCCCTGTTGAGAGAGGCTACCCTCCTCGTGATTCGTACAGCAGCTCAAGTCGTGGAGGGCCACGTGGGGGTCGTGGTGGCAATCGACCCGATAGAGGGATGGCTCGCAGCAGATACTGA
- the tm9sf5 gene encoding transmembrane 9 superfamily protein member 5 isoform X1 produces the protein MKRRIHFGFVTLLVYSLVSYFNSCSAFYLPGLAPVSFCEESEGGEDCQTVIQLFVNRLDSVESVLPYEYDVFDFCKDAKESRPSENLGQVLFGERIESSPYKVSFKQDVKCQAVCTKTYKKGNREDATKLDFLKMGMQLNYQHHWIIDNMPVTWCYDVEDGQKYCNPGFPIGCLVTSDGRAKDACVINSEFNKKNTFYVFNHVDIKITYHSGASEGWRGARLVAATLEPKSIKQADEKKPSCEGGTPMEVPGEFNEDLSIIYTYSVTFEENNSIKWASRWDYILVSMPHTNIQWFSIMNSLVIVLFLSGMVAMIMLRTLHKDIARYNQVDQADLIMLPSTKEKSSIPYEDAQEESGWKQVHGDVFRPPRKGMLLSVFLGQGTQIFIMTFITLFLACLGFLSPANRGALMTCAVVLWVLLGTPAGYVSARLYKTFGGEKWKTNVLLTALLCPGIVFADFFLMNLILWVEGSSAAIPFGTLVAILALWFGISVPLTFVGAYFGFKKPAIEQPVRTNQIPRQIPEQSFFTKPIPGIVMGGILPFGCIFIQLFFILNSIWSHQMYYMFGFLFLVFIILLITCSEATVLLCYFHLCAEDYHWWWRSFLTSGFTAVYLFVYAVHYFFSKLQIIGAASTILYFGYTMIMVLIFFLFTGTIGFFACFWFVNKIYSVVKVD, from the exons ATGAAGAGGCGGAtacattttggttttgtaaCGTTGCTGGTTTATTCGCTAGTCTCGTATTTCAATTCGTGCTCGGCATTTTATCTTCCGGGTTTAGCCCCAGTGAGTTTTTGTGAAGAAAGCGAAGGCGGTGAAGATTGCCAG ACTGTGATTCAGCTGTTCGTCAATCGCTTGGACTCTGTAGAGTCAGTCCTACCTTATGAGTATGATGT GTTTGACTTTTGCAAGGATGCCAAGGAAAGCAGGCCGTCTGAGAATCTTGGACAGGTGCTGTTTGGCGAACGAATTGAGTCTTCACCATACAAG gtcaGCTTCAAACAAGATGTTAAATGCCAAGCGGTATGCACAAAGACCTATAAGAAAGGCAATCGGGAGGATGCAACTAAACTGGATTTTCTTAAGATGGGAATGCAGCTGAACTACCAGCACCACTG GATCATTGACAACATGCCGGTGACATGGTGCTATGATGTGGAAGATGGTCAGAAGTACTGCAACCCTGGCTTCCCCATTGGCTGCCTCGTTACCTCAGATGGCCGAGCTAAAGATGCTTGTGTTATCAAT TCGGAGTTCAACAAGAAGAACACATTTTACGTCTTCAACCATGTGGACATCAAGATCACTTACCACAGTGGAGCATCAGAAGGGTGGAGAGGGGCTCGGCTGGTTGCTGCTACTCTGGAGCCAAAGAG TATCAAACAGGCAGATGAAAAAAAACCAAGTTGTGAAGGAGGCACCCCGATGGAGGTCCCTGGGGAGTTTAATGAGGATTTGTCGATAATTTACACCTACTCTGTCACTTTTGAG GAAAACAATTCTATCAAGTGGGCCTCTAGGTGGGACTACATCCTGGTCTCCATGCCTCACACCAACATCCAGTGGTTTAG CATCATGAACTCCTTGGTCATTGTCCTCTTCTTGTCTGGCATGGTTGCCATGATCATGCTGAGAACCTTGCACAAGGACATTGCCAGATACAACCAGGTGGACCAG GCAGACTTGATAATGCTTCCATCGACCAAGGAAAAATCCTCTATACCCTAC GAGGACGCACAGGAGGAGTCGGGGTGGAAGCAGGTGCATGGGGATGTTTTCCGCCCTCCCAGGAAGGGCATGttgctgtctgtgtttctcGGACAGGGCACCCAGATCTTCATCATGACCTTCATTACTCTCT TCCTGGCCTGTCTGGGTTTCTTGTCACCGGCCAACAGAGGGGCTCTCATGACATGTGCTGTGGTCCTCTGGGTTCTGCTGGGCACGCCTGCTGGCTATGTGTCTGCACGCCTTTACAAAA CTTTCGGAGGTGAGAAGTGGAAGACAAACGTTTTGCTGACAGCACTCTTGTGCCCAGG TATTGTGTTTGCAGACTTCTTCCTGATGAACCTGATCCTTTGGGTGGAGGGTTCCTCAGCAGCAATCCCCTTTGGAACCCTGGTGGCCATTTTGGCTCTGTGGTTTGGAATCTCTGTGCCCCTCACCTTTGTTGGTGCCTACTTTGGATTCAAGAAACCT GCAATTGAGCAACCAGTGCGAACAAACCAAATACCCCGTCAGATTCCTGAGCAGTCATTCTTTACAAAGCCTATTCCTGGCATAGTAATGGGTGGTATCCTGCCCTTCGGGTGCATCTTCATCCAACTTTTCTTCATTCTCAATAGCATTTG GTCTCATCAGATGTACTACATGTTCGGCTTCCTGTTCCTGGTTTTCATTATTCTACTCATCACATGCTCTGAGGCCACAGTTCTGCTCTGCTACTTCCATCTATGTGCTGAG GACTACCACTGGTGGTGGCGTTCCTTCCTGACCAGCGGCTTCACAGCAGTCTATCTGTTTGTCTACGCTGTGCATTACTTCTTCTCAAAGCTACAAATAATTGGAGCTGCCAGCACCATCCTCTACTTTGGATACACTATGATCATGGTCCTcatcttttttctctttacag
- the rbmx gene encoding RNA-binding motif protein, X chromosome isoform X2 → MAEADRPGKLFIGGLNTETTEKALEQYFSKYGRIVEVLLMKDRETNKSRGFAFVTFESPADAKDAAREMNGKSLDGKPIKVEQATKPQFESAGRRGPPPMHSRSRGPPRGPRGSRGGPGGMRGPSSREPFFKGMSSRGPPPMKRGPPVRNGGPPPKRSAPSGPMSRAPMSRDRDPYGPPPPRRDSMSRRDDYPSPRDDHYNSKDSYSSRDYNSRDSRDYGPPQRDYSYREYSNSSSRDDYGSMSRGCSDRDGYGGGREPRSYMDRSSGGSYRDSYDGYGNSRSAPPSRGPPPAYGGSSGSSRYDDYGSSSRDGYGSRDSYPSSRSDPYPPSRGERMGRQERGPAPPVERGYPPRDSYSSSSRGGPRGGRGGNRPDRGMARSRY, encoded by the exons ATGGCAGAGGCAGACCGACCAGGAAAGCTCTTCATCGGTGGACTGAACACCGAGACAACCGAGAAGGCCCTGGAGCAGTACTTCAGCAAATATGGCAGGATTGTTGAAG TTCTTCTGATGAAAGACCgtgaaacaaacaaatcaagAGGCTTCGCTTTTGTTACTTTTGAAAGTCCGGCTGATGCAAAGGATGCAGCACGCGAGATGAATGGAAAG TCTCTTGATGGTAAGCCCATCAAAGTGGAGCAAGCAACAAAGCCTCAGTTTGAGAGTGCTGGCAGGCGAGGGCCTCCACCTATGCACTCCCGCAGTCGGGGTCCACCCAGGGGCCCCCGTGGTTCCAGGGGAGGCCCTGGTGGTATGAGAGGCCCTTCATCCAGAG AACCCTTCTTTAAAGGGATGTCATCCAGAGGTCCCCCTCCCATGAAGAGAGGACCCCCAGTTCGTAATGGCGGTCCCCCACCCAAGAGGTCTGCCCCATCTGGTCCCATGAGCAGAG CCCCCATGTCAAGGGACAGGGATCCCTATGGTCCACCCCCTCCTCGCAGAGACTCCATGTCCAGGAGGGATGATTATCCATCACCAAGAGATGACCATTACAACTCCAAAGATAG CTATTCCAGTCGGGACTATAATTCCAGAGATtcaagggactatggacctcCTCAAAGAGATTATTCATACAGAGAATACTCCAATTCCAGTTCCAGAGATGACTATGGCTCAATGTCAAGAGGATGCAG TGACCGTGATGGTTATGGGGGAGGCCGGGAACCCAGAAGCTATATGGACCGTTCAAGTGGTGGCTCCTACAGAGATTCATATGATGGTTACG GTAACTCTCGCAGCGCCCCACCTTCACGGGGTCCCCCACCAGCCTATGGTGGGAGCAGTGGAAGCAGTCGTTATGATGACTATGGCAGCAGTTCCCGGGATGGCTATGGCAGTCGTGACAGTTACCCCAGCAGTCGGAGTGACCCATATCCACCTAGCCGTGGTGAGCGAATGGGCAGGCAGGAGAGGGGCCCAGCTCCCCCTGTTGAGAGAGGCTACCCTCCTCGTGATTCGTACAGCAGCTCAAGTCGTGGAGGGCCACGTGGGGGTCGTGGTGGCAATCGACCCGATAGAGGGATGGCTCGCAGCAGATACTGA